The following proteins are encoded in a genomic region of uncultured Ilyobacter sp.:
- a CDS encoding electron transfer flavoprotein subunit beta/FixA family protein — MKIVVCVKQVPDTTEIRLDPVTGTLIRDGVPSIINPDDKAGLEEALKLKDKFGAHVTAITMGPPQAQEALRETLAMGADRAILLTDRKFAGADTLATSNALAAAIKELDYDLIIAGRQAIDGDTAQVGPQIAEHLGMPQVSYVKNIECDENKTLTIKRAVEDGYYLLQVQMPCLVTVLTEANKPRYMSVKGIVEAYDTDVEVWDTTNITVDLEKLGLKGSPTKVRKSFTKGAKQAGKVYELEAKEAAKLIVEKLKESFVI; from the coding sequence ATGAAAATAGTAGTTTGTGTAAAACAGGTGCCTGATACTACAGAGATCAGATTAGACCCTGTAACTGGAACACTAATAAGAGACGGAGTACCTAGTATTATTAATCCTGACGACAAAGCCGGACTAGAGGAAGCTTTAAAACTTAAAGATAAATTTGGAGCTCATGTTACTGCAATTACAATGGGTCCACCTCAAGCGCAAGAAGCTTTGAGAGAAACTCTTGCCATGGGCGCAGACAGAGCAATATTACTTACAGATAGAAAATTTGCAGGAGCAGACACCCTAGCGACCTCTAATGCCCTTGCCGCTGCAATAAAAGAACTTGACTATGATTTGATCATAGCAGGAAGACAGGCTATAGACGGAGATACTGCCCAGGTTGGTCCTCAAATAGCTGAACACCTAGGGATGCCACAGGTATCTTATGTAAAAAATATAGAATGTGATGAAAACAAGACCTTAACAATAAAAAGAGCTGTAGAAGACGGATATTACCTTTTACAAGTTCAAATGCCTTGCCTTGTTACAGTGTTGACTGAGGCCAATAAACCTAGATATATGTCTGTAAAAGGTATCGTTGAAGCCTATGATACAGATGTGGAAGTATGGGATACCACAAATATTACTGTAGACCTTGAAAAACTTGGATTAAAGGGTTCTCCTACAAAGGTAAGAAAGTCATTTACAAAGGGAGCAAAACAAGCTGGAAAGGTTTATGAACTAGAAGCTAAAGAGGCGGCAAAGTTGATCGTAGAGAAACTTAAAGAGAGCTTTGTTATCTAA